Within Metabacillus sp. KUDC1714, the genomic segment CTTTTAAAAAAGATAAGCTTTCAAAACCTGCAAAGCCACAAGGGACTACTGAAGAAGTAAATATAGATGCTCCTGAAGATGATCAACCTTTACCAGCAGTGGATAATGGTAGATATGCTAATGATGCAATCTTAAAGAACATAGCTGCGACTAATCCTTTTATTAATATTTTAGATGGTTTTGATCAAATATGGTCTATGAATCAACCAGATTGGAGAGACGGAACAGCGTTAACTAAACCAGGTGTAAATGGTGAGGTTGCAAACTATGGTGACGGACCTACCGTTTATTTTGATGGATATAAAAATGATAAGACAAAAGTAGTAGCAGATAAGAAGACATATGCTAACGAAGAAATCAGAGATGCAGAGACTTGGGCAGCTAATATAAAATATGTAGAAGACGTTACCAAAAACAGAACTGATGAAGAGGCGTTAGCGGCCTATTATGATGATCAAAGAGATAAGATATATAGTATGATGGAAGCTTATGGGCCTTTAGCTAATACCTACATAGATATCGTTAACCCGATCACAAGTGTTGTAAGATCAACAGAGGACATGAATAAAGTATTGGAAGAAACGACTGTTGAAGACCAAAGTCAAGGAATGGGACAATGGAAGGGATCTGAACTATCAGATGCGATGGATTTAGTTCATTTAATTAGATTTAGAACTCCTTCTTCGTCAAACCCTTCTAAGTACTTTTTCTCTTCTCCAAGACCGTACAGAATGAATTCAAATGGAGAAGTGAAAGAAGTTGTTGATAAGAACGGTTTACCTGTTTGGGAAACAATCGGCAGTGGTGAAAGTACAGTAGAAGAATTACCTTCAGGTGGTAAAAAAGAAACGGGAGAAAGACATTACCAACAATATGAAACGAATGTGGAAGTAATTCCTGCATTAGAATATGTAAAAAGAGAAGCGAAAGACGGAAGAGGCAAAGACGGAGCTTTTCCAAGTGGGCATACAAGTGCATCTTATTTGTCAACATTTGGATTTGCATACGCAACACCGGAAAGATATGCTGAATTTTTAACTAGAGCAGCTCAAATGGGAGAAAATAGAATAGTGAGTGGAATGCACTCTCCACTTGATGTCATAGGAGCAAGAATACAATCTACAGCAATGACTGCCTATGCATACAATCTTCCAGAAAACAAAGAGGTATTGGATAAGGCTTATGAAAATGCTGGAGAAGTATTCGGTAAATTAGCTGAATCAAAAGAAATGAGCTTGTACGAATATGCACATACGGTAACAGAGGCTTATAAGTTTGAAAGTGCGTACGATGAAGAAAAGTGGGAAGATCATGAAACAAATAAAGCTTTCTATCGGGAAAAACTTACTTACGGATTACCTCAAACAGGAACAAAAGGTTTAGACCCTGTAGTACCTAAAGGGGCAGAAGTTTTATTGGAAACTCGTCAGCCTTATTTGACAGATAAACAACGTAGAGAAGTATTGTATACCACAGAAATTGAATCAGGCTACCCTGTAATAGACGAGTCAAATGGTTGGGGAAGACTTGATTTGGTAACAGCATCTGATGGATATGGTGCGTTTTTAAGTAATGTAACAGTGGATATGGATGCTTCAAAAGGAAGATTTAATGCCCATGATTGGTGGAGAAATGATATTACTGGCAGTGGTATGCTTACCAAGCAAGGGACGGGAACGCTTACATTGACAGGAAATAATAGTTATTCAGGAGGCACATTGCTACAAGAAGGAACGTTAGAAGCTACTTCTACGACTGCTTTTGGTGAAGGCGATCTTTATGTAGAAAATGGTGAAGTTTTAGTTAATGTAGATGGACCTTTAAATTTAAATGGCAATTTAACAATGGAAGCTGGAAACCTAGATATTGCAATGGATAATGACAACAGTCAACTAAATGTAGATGGACTGTTATACCTTGATGGTGGGGACCTGAATTTAGATCTTTCTAATTATGAAATAGAAAAGGGTACAAACATTACTTTAATGACTGCCGACAAGGTGAAAGGTAAATTCGATAATGTAACTGCTTATGGTTACAAGGTAACTGTCACTTACAGAAATAATAGTGTCGTTGCACATATCAAAGCAAAATAATAGCATTTGGTAATTCGAAATCGAGTAGGAGGGGGTGATGAACCCCCCCGACTCCAGGTAGATTGGCCTTGAGACCACTAGTAAGAAATAGTGGTCTTTCCTCTTTAGTGGGAAAATCAAGTATTCTTGATGGCTTAGCGCTTAAACAAACGGTATCACCAGTCAAGAGCAATCTTCAACAATCAAGCGCTTTTCCGGAACACAGAAAGCTTCTTTTTTGATGTAACAGTTAGATCTGCTTTTCAATCGTTTTGTTGGGTGCGAAACTTAAGAAATCTTAATCATCGTTTATAAATATGATCGCTGAGCTGGCCATGAACCTTGTAGTTTACGAAGTTGTACAATTTGTCCTGTATGATAAGCATCGTGCAAAAGGATATTCAGATATTGTTGCCAAACTGGTAGAGAAGGACTTGGTTGATCCAATTCTGCTTCTTGAAGGGATGTTAATGAAGATTGTAAGGCATCATGTACTTGAAGCGTTCGCTTCACTGTATCTTGCCAGGCATCTTCATCATTAGCTCCACCTTGGACAAACGTGTCATCATTATTTTGGGGAGCAACAAAGGTGTCATCTTGTTGTAAGCGGGAAAGTAAGCGCTCTTTAAAGGTTAGTAAATGGTTTACATTTTCCCAAATCGTATTACCGGCCATTCCTTCTGGTTGCCAACATGCTTGTGCAGCGGTAAGATTTTTTAATGCTTCTGATATCGGTGGGTACCATTCTTCTTCGTAAAAAGCTTGCTTGACTCCATTTTGCAAGATTTCTTTTTTACTCATTAGGATAGCCTCCTTGTTTGTAACTATCTAAATAAAATTCATTAGTTACGATCAATTTATCATATTTCCCTAAATAAATACATTGGAGGGAAAATATACATGAACTTTATACTGCTATCGCTTGAAACAGTAACGGAAAGTAATCTTTAATCACTTGTTGGCGATATCTTGTAAGACTACTGGAGATAAAAAGTATTGTAGTACTTGTGCGAAAAGATTCAGTTCATTTGAAATGATAGGATTCATCAAAAACGCTATGCTTATCGTAAACTTCTTACGATAAGCATAGCGTTTTTTCATTTTGGTGTATGATTTTAACTGATCTTGATGGGCATGTAACACTACCCATTAAACAGCTTATTTTGTTATTCTATTAACCTCACAAGGATTGGAACTAGTTTCCGACTAAACTTCCTCATTTTCTAACAAAACTACAAAAAATTCAAAAAAATATGTAACATTACCTTACAAATATGTACAAATATTCCGAAAAATGCATTAAATTAAAATTTATTACAGGAGGTGTAAAGAAAGATGACAAGAAATCAAGAAAAAGGTATGACGAGAAGGGATTTTTTGGATCAAGTCGGAAAAGTTGGGGGAGCAGTTGCGGTTTGGGGCGCAATGGAATCTCTTGGTTTATTAGGTAAGCCATTAATGGCAAGTGCAAAGGAATTTACTAGTCCTAAGAAAAGCGATTTAGCAATGGCGAATAAAAATGGCAAAAAAATCATTATTTTGGGAGCGGGCATTGCTGGAATGGCTGCAGCTTATGAATTAGGAAAGGCAGGTTATGATTGTAAAATACTTGAAGCAAGGGAGCGCACTGGTGGTCGCAACTGGACAGTAAGAAAAGGTACAGCAGAAAGTGAAATAAATGGGGTAAAACAAATTGCGAAATTTGATAAAGGGCTATACTTTAATGCGGGTCCAGCGCGTATACCTCAGCATCATGTAACAATTGATTATTGCAGAGAACTTGGTGTTGAACTTGAAGTATTCTGTAATGCCAATGAATTCTCATACTATTATCAAGAAAACTCCGGGCCTCTATCTAGCCAGAAAATACGAAAGGGCACTGTAAAGGCAGATACTCGCGGTTATATTTCAGAATTGTTAGCGAAGGTTTCAGATAAAACCGCACTAGATCGCCCTCTTTCGAAAGAGGATATTGAACGGTTAACTGCCTATCTTAAAGGTGAAGGAGATCTATCTTCAGATTATACATATAAAGGTTCAACTCGTCGTGGATATAAGGAGTTGCCGGGGGCTGGTCTTAATCCTGGTACAATCGATTCGCCATTAGCCCTTACAGAGCTGCTGCAATCAGGAATGATGAACAGCATCAGCGGTGATTATGATTTCAATCAGCAACCGATGTTGTTCCAACCTGTAGGAGGGATGGATCAAATTCCAAAAGCTCTTGAAAGTAAGTTGTCGGGAAAAATCACTTTCGGAGCTGAAATACAAGAAATTAGACAATCAGCGGATGGAGTTCGAATTGTATACAAAACAAATAAGAATGGTAAAACAAGTGAAATAACAGGAGACTATTGTATTTGTACTATTCCTCTTCCTGTATTAAAAAATATTCCAGCTGATTTTACACCACAAATGAAAAATGCAATTAAAAATATAAATTATGCAACGACTGGAAAAATTGGTCTTCAGTTTAAAAACAGATTCTGGGAAAAAGACGATCGTATCCTTGGCGGAATTACGACAACTAATATGGATATATCACAAATTTGGTACCCATCCAATGACTTTTTATCTCAAAAAGGAGTGTTAGTTGGCTATTATAATTTTGGTCAAAATGCAGTGGATTATGGGAATCTATCACTCTCGCAGAGACAAGCTCGTGCGATATCTCAAGGTGCGAAAATCCATCCTCAATATGCGCAAGAATTTGAAACTTCTTTTTCACTGGCTTGGCATAAAATCAAATATAGTGAAGGCGGATGGGCTTCATACTCTGCATCTGATCGTACGAACTACTATCCTATCCTAAATGAACCACAAGGACGAATTCATCTTGCTGGTGAACATCTAAGTTATTTAACTGGATGGATGGCAGGTGCTTTTGAGTCAGCAAGAATTGCAGTTAGCAGAATTCATGAAGAAGTACTCAAAGAAAGTAAGGTTACTTCTAAAGTAGGCTAAACAGATCTTCAATATTCATAGGTAGAAGGAGATGGAATGATGAAAAAAACGATTAAATCTTTGGCCATAACCACTGTACTTGGGACAAGCCTAATTGCTGGATTCTCTGCTTCTGCAGGAAGTGAAAGTTCAGCATTGAAATCAAATAAAGTAACCTTCTTTGGATCTCCGACATCTTCGATTTCTAGTTCAGTTGCTGTGCCGCACAATTATAATCGATTATCGTATAGTGGGACAGTCCCTCCATTAATAAATAAGGATGGAAAAACGACATATGAACGATATGGAGATACAGAAACGCAAGCCATTGGAATATTAAAGACCTTTAAAGCTGATCTTGAAGCAAAAGGACTTTCTATGGCAGATATCACATATTTAAGAGTGTATCTTACTCCAGACCCTAGCAAAGGGAATAAGCAGGATTACCAAGGATGGTTCAATGCTTATGCCAAGTTCTTTAATACAAAAGAAAATTCAGTAAAGACTGCCCGTTCAACGGTAGGTGTCGATAGTTTAGTAAATTCAGATTGGCTAATTGAGATTGAGGCTGAGGTAGCCTATAAAGCTAAATGAAGGAAAGAAAGGAGTAAACTTACGACAGCGGGATCAGCACCCTTTCCTTCATAAAAAAAATAAAATATAGACAAGGGAGAGAATCATTATGCTTCAGAATATCGGTGTTCCAGGGTTAATCTTAATTCTTATCATTGCACTTGTCATTTTCGGGCCTTCAAAATTACCTGAGATTGGGCGTGCATTCGGTAACACTCTCAAAGAATTCAAAAAGGCAACAAACGATCTTGTGAATGGAGACAATGAATTTAATAAAACAGAAGAAGAAACAAAAAAACTACAAGCAGTTGAATCGACTAAACAAAGTAACACTGGTAGTTAACATATTTAAAAAGATGTAGGTAGGTGATCCTGCTTACATCTTTCTTATCTAGAAGGATCTTTTTACATGATAGTGTTTAAACGTCAATAAGGGTTTTCGTTAGGGGGCTTTACATTTGGATAAAACCAAAATGAATCTAGTTCAACATTTAGGAGAATTGCGAAAACGAATCATCATCGTTTTAATTGCTTTTATCGTTTTCCTTTGTCTATCCTTCATTTTTGTGCAAGATATTCACCAGTTTTTAGTGAAAGATTTAGATGATAAATTAGCATTACTAGGTCCTGGTGATATCTTATGGATTTATATGATGATTGCTGGAGTTGTTGCAATTGCGGCAACAATTCCGATTGCAGCTTTTCAAGTTTGGAAATTTGTAAAACCAGCTCTCAAAAAAGAAGAACAAAAAGCAACATTAGCATTTATACCAGGTATATTTCTTTTATTTTTGTTGGGGATTTCCTTCGGCTACTTTATCCTTTTTCCAATTGTCCTATCATTTTTAGAAAATTTAGCAGGAGAACAGTTCGAAGCGTTCTTTACAGTCGATAAGTATTTCAGTTTCATGATCAATTTAACGTTGCCATTTGGATTTTTATTTGAAATGCCTGCGGTTATTATGTTTTTAACAAAACTAGGCATCATAAATCCTCATAGACTAGTAAAAGCAAGAAAAATATCCTATTTTGTTTTAATGATTATTTCAGTGGTCATTTCTCCCCCCGATTTGGTTTCCGATGTTCTAGTCATCGTACCTTTACTCATCTTATATGAGTTTAGCATTACATTATCTAAAATAGTATTTAGGAAAAAAATAGAATTACTAAAAGAAGCAAGTTAATAATGGAAGTTTTTTCTCTTTCTCTTTTTCGGTGGCTGTGCCTTCCGAAGTTTGTCGAAAATAGGGTTGGGGTAACTTACTAGATTGCTGCAAAGCCAACTTGTTTGGCTATATCTTGTAGGACTACTGGAGATAAAAAGTATTGTAGTTCTTGTGACAAAAGATTCAGTTCATTTGAAATGATAGGATTCATTAAAAACGCCATCCTTTCTCGTAAATTTTTTACGATAAGCATAGCGTTTTTTCATTTTGAGGGTATGATTTTAACTTCGCTTGATGGGCATGTGACTGTACCCCTAAATTTGTCATAAAAAAAGTATTCAATAATGGATACTTGAGGTGCTGGACCATGACATTCTGCTGCAACAATGCCACCCTCGTCATAAATTGCTTTGATAATTCGATCTAAATCATCATCTTTTGCAAGGTTGTACATTACATGATCTCCAACTTCCAGAACGACATCATATTATTAAGCTGTGTAAAGAATGGCTTGGAGAAGTATTTGCA encodes:
- a CDS encoding RidA family protein codes for the protein MMKKTIKSLAITTVLGTSLIAGFSASAGSESSALKSNKVTFFGSPTSSISSSVAVPHNYNRLSYSGTVPPLINKDGKTTYERYGDTETQAIGILKTFKADLEAKGLSMADITYLRVYLTPDPSKGNKQDYQGWFNAYAKFFNTKENSVKTARSTVGVDSLVNSDWLIEIEAEVAYKAK
- the tatC gene encoding twin-arginine translocase subunit TatC is translated as MDKTKMNLVQHLGELRKRIIIVLIAFIVFLCLSFIFVQDIHQFLVKDLDDKLALLGPGDILWIYMMIAGVVAIAATIPIAAFQVWKFVKPALKKEEQKATLAFIPGIFLLFLLGISFGYFILFPIVLSFLENLAGEQFEAFFTVDKYFSFMINLTLPFGFLFEMPAVIMFLTKLGIINPHRLVKARKISYFVLMIISVVISPPDLVSDVLVIVPLLILYEFSITLSKIVFRKKIELLKEAS
- a CDS encoding phosphatase PAP2 family protein, with protein sequence MKFMKKKSIIILATLTLASSTLPVQAASQYSDIERSFAKNEIQTGIDNGSIKGYPHGSRAEAVVTSNNAFKKDKLSKPAKPQGTTEEVNIDAPEDDQPLPAVDNGRYANDAILKNIAATNPFINILDGFDQIWSMNQPDWRDGTALTKPGVNGEVANYGDGPTVYFDGYKNDKTKVVADKKTYANEEIRDAETWAANIKYVEDVTKNRTDEEALAAYYDDQRDKIYSMMEAYGPLANTYIDIVNPITSVVRSTEDMNKVLEETTVEDQSQGMGQWKGSELSDAMDLVHLIRFRTPSSSNPSKYFFSSPRPYRMNSNGEVKEVVDKNGLPVWETIGSGESTVEELPSGGKKETGERHYQQYETNVEVIPALEYVKREAKDGRGKDGAFPSGHTSASYLSTFGFAYATPERYAEFLTRAAQMGENRIVSGMHSPLDVIGARIQSTAMTAYAYNLPENKEVLDKAYENAGEVFGKLAESKEMSLYEYAHTVTEAYKFESAYDEEKWEDHETNKAFYREKLTYGLPQTGTKGLDPVVPKGAEVLLETRQPYLTDKQRREVLYTTEIESGYPVIDESNGWGRLDLVTASDGYGAFLSNVTVDMDASKGRFNAHDWWRNDITGSGMLTKQGTGTLTLTGNNSYSGGTLLQEGTLEATSTTAFGEGDLYVENGEVLVNVDGPLNLNGNLTMEAGNLDIAMDNDNSQLNVDGLLYLDGGDLNLDLSNYEIEKGTNITLMTADKVKGKFDNVTAYGYKVTVTYRNNSVVAHIKAK
- a CDS encoding flavin monoamine oxidase family protein — its product is MTRNQEKGMTRRDFLDQVGKVGGAVAVWGAMESLGLLGKPLMASAKEFTSPKKSDLAMANKNGKKIIILGAGIAGMAAAYELGKAGYDCKILEARERTGGRNWTVRKGTAESEINGVKQIAKFDKGLYFNAGPARIPQHHVTIDYCRELGVELEVFCNANEFSYYYQENSGPLSSQKIRKGTVKADTRGYISELLAKVSDKTALDRPLSKEDIERLTAYLKGEGDLSSDYTYKGSTRRGYKELPGAGLNPGTIDSPLALTELLQSGMMNSISGDYDFNQQPMLFQPVGGMDQIPKALESKLSGKITFGAEIQEIRQSADGVRIVYKTNKNGKTSEITGDYCICTIPLPVLKNIPADFTPQMKNAIKNINYATTGKIGLQFKNRFWEKDDRILGGITTTNMDISQIWYPSNDFLSQKGVLVGYYNFGQNAVDYGNLSLSQRQARAISQGAKIHPQYAQEFETSFSLAWHKIKYSEGGWASYSASDRTNYYPILNEPQGRIHLAGEHLSYLTGWMAGAFESARIAVSRIHEEVLKESKVTSKVG
- the tatA gene encoding twin-arginine translocase TatA/TatE family subunit, giving the protein MLQNIGVPGLILILIIALVIFGPSKLPEIGRAFGNTLKEFKKATNDLVNGDNEFNKTEEETKKLQAVESTKQSNTGS
- a CDS encoding DinB family protein, with the protein product MSKKEILQNGVKQAFYEEEWYPPISEALKNLTAAQACWQPEGMAGNTIWENVNHLLTFKERLLSRLQQDDTFVAPQNNDDTFVQGGANDEDAWQDTVKRTLQVHDALQSSLTSLQEAELDQPSPSLPVWQQYLNILLHDAYHTGQIVQLRKLQGSWPAQRSYL